The following proteins come from a genomic window of Campylobacter coli 76339:
- a CDS encoding DNA modification methylase (Adenine-specific methyltransferase) — protein sequence MHSNTSGVFKGFYKGRDGVGKFGGEAQNALKRIKGDIELKMPIFSNFSCEFEVVQKDANLLAKELENIDVAYLDPPYNQHPYSSNYFMLNLIANYQRPDEISKISGIPRDWNRSVFNKEKQAEDALFELVSDLKAKIILLSYNCEGFVKKEKFLKRLQTLGKCQILEQKYPTFRASRNLKNRSIHIQEQLYILKKI from the coding sequence GTGCATTCAAATACAAGTGGAGTTTTTAAGGGTTTTTATAAGGGTAGAGATGGAGTGGGTAAATTCGGCGGAGAGGCGCAAAATGCTTTAAAGCGCATCAAAGGTGATATCGAGCTTAAAATGCCTATTTTTTCAAATTTTTCTTGTGAATTTGAAGTGGTGCAAAAGGATGCTAATTTGCTTGCAAAAGAGCTTGAAAATATCGATGTGGCCTATCTTGATCCTCCTTATAATCAACATCCTTATAGTTCGAATTATTTTATGCTTAATTTGATTGCAAATTATCAAAGACCCGATGAAATTTCAAAGATTTCTGGCATACCAAGGGATTGGAACCGAAGTGTTTTTAATAAAGAAAAGCAAGCAGAAGATGCTTTGTTTGAGCTTGTTAGTGATTTAAAAGCTAAAATCATTTTACTTTCTTACAATTGCGAGGGTTTTGTAAAAAAAGAAAAATTTTTAAAGCGTTTGCAAACCTTAGGTAAATGCCAAATTCTAGAGCAAAAATATCCGACTTTTAGAGCCTCTCGCAATCTTAAAAATCGCTCTATTCATATACAAGAACAATTATACATACTTAAAAAAATTTAA